The DNA window GACGCCCAGGTGGAGGAACAGATCTTCGCGCGCATCGCCGCCGAGGTCCGGCGCCGCACCACTATCGTTGTGGCACACCGCATCTCAACGCTTGCGCTGGCCGACCGGGTGGCGGTGCTGGACGGCGGAAGGATCGCCGAACTGGGTTCGCTGCACGAACTGCAAAGCTCCGGCGAGCTGTTCCGGACCCTCTTCACCCCGCCCGATCCGGCCAGTATCGCGGCAGATCTGGATACCGCGGCGGAATCCGTGCCCACCGCCGGACTATGGGTGGACACCGAGACCGACGGCGACGAGACCCGGGCGCTCGAGCAGATGGCGAAGGCCTTCTCGCAACGCGCGGCGAGCTCCCCGGGAGCCGTGGGCGGGCAGCTGGGCGGCGGCATGATGTCGAGCGCACCGCCCAGCGGCGACGTGCGGGCGCTGATCGACAAGCTGCCGCCGGTCACCGGGGAACCCGATGTGCCCGAACACTTTTCGCGCACCCCGGATACCGCATTCGATCTGCGCGGACTGCTGCGGCCGTTCGCGTTGCCGCTGCTGGCCGGGTTGGGGCTGGTGGCGCTGGACGCGCTGGCGCAGATTGTGATTCCGTTCCTGGTGCGCTACGGCATCGACCATGGTGTGCTGACCGGTGCGCGCGATGTGTTGTTGATCGCGGCGGGTCTGGCGCTGCTGGTGGTCGTGGTGGACTGGGCTATCACCGTCGCGCAGGTGCGGGTGACCGGCCGCGCCGGCGAACGGCTGCTATACGGGTTGCGGGTGAAGGTGTTCGCGCAGCTCCAGCGCCTGGGTCTGCAGTTCTACGAGCGAGAACTGGCCGGGCGCATCATGACTCGGATGATCACCGATGTCGACGGTCTGTCCACTTTCCTGCAGACCGGCTTGGCGGTCGCCCTGACCAGCACGCTCACCATCGCCGGGGTGATCGTCGCGCTGGTGGTGATCGACCCCGGGCTGGCGCTGGTGGTCCTGCCCCTGATGCCGGTGCTGGTGGTGGCGACGATCGCGTTCCGCCGGGCCTCGGTGCCCGCGTACAACCTTGCGCGCGAACAGGTCAGCGCCGCCAATGCCTACCTGCAGGAGAACGTCGACACCATCGCGGTGACCCAGGCATACCGCCGGGAGGCGGTCAATCAGCGCGAATTCGACCGCCGCTCTTGGGGCTACCGCGATGCGCGGCTGCGCAGTCAGACGCTGATGGCGGTGTTCTTTCCGTTCATCGAGATCATGTCGGTGCTCGCCACCGCCGCGGTACTCGCGGTCGGTGTGCACCAGGTGCGCGAGAGCGCGCTCACCGCAGGCACTTTGATCGCGTTCCTGCTCTATATCGACCTGCTGTTCGCGCCGATCCAGCAGCTGTCCCAGGTCTTCGACAGCTACCAGCAGGCGGTGGTCGGCGTGCAGCGGCTCGCGGTCCTCATGCGGGAACCGGTCACCACCCCGGATGCGGATCAGGCGCAGCCGGTGCGGCGCCTCGCCGGTGAAATCGAGTTCCGCGGTGTCGGTTTCGCCTACGACCGCGACGGGAAACGAGTCCTTTCCGATATCGATCTGCGCATCGCGCCCGGCCAGAAGGTGGCGGTGGTCGGCGAGACGGGCGCGGGCAAATCCACTCTCGTGAAGCTGCTCGCGCGCCTGTACGACACCACCGACGGTGCCGTCCTCGTCGACGGCGTCGACATTCGGCGCTACCGATTGCGCGACTACCGCAAGCGGCTCGGCGTCGTACCGCAGGAACCGTTCCTGTTCGGCGACACCGTGCACGCGGCCATCGCCTACGGCAAACCCGCCGCCACTCCGGCCGAAATCGAATGGGCCGCAAGGGCGGTCGGCGCACACGAGATGATCGCCGCCCTGGAACACGGCTACCGCCAGCCGATCGGCGCACACGGCGCGAGCCTGTCGGCCGGCCAACGGCAACTGCTCGCGCTGGCCCGCGCCCAACTGGTGGAGCCCGACATCCTCATTCTCGACGAGGCCACCGCATCGCTGGACCTGGCCACCGATGCCAGGGTTCGCGCGGCCGTCGACGTCCTGACGGCCGGACGCACCACCGTCGTGGTCGCCCACCGATTGGCCACCGCCGCCGACGCCGACCTGATCGTCGTGGTCGGCGAGGGCCGTCTACTGCAGACCGGCCGTCACGACGATCTGCTCACCGCGGACGGACCGTACCGGCGGCTCTGGGCGGCATACGTGGGCGAGGAGGTGAGCGCGGCACCGCCGGTGCGATCAGGTCGCTGACGGCGTTCTGACCGATCCGCTGTTTGCCGCTCGGCGGGGATGCGCCTCGTCGAGATGGGCGAAACTGGCCGTCCGTGAAACTACCGTCCGCGTCCCCCACCGGCGTCGATGCACTGTAAACCCTTGCGGTGCAGCCGATCCGGGCCTGGCCTAGGTCGTAGCGTCGAGTGGTGGGCGGTGTAGGACGAGCTTGGTGGTACGGCTGGTGTAGGCGTGGGGTGCGTCGTCCCAGTCGGCGAGCAAGGTGGTGACGTGTTCGGCGGGGAAGTCGGTGCGGGCGATGAAGTCGAGCAGGTCGGGTAGGACGGGGCGGACGTGGGAGACGCTGATGTGGAGGGTGGCGTCGTTGGCGTACATATGCATCAGCGGCACCTTGGTGCCGGGCGGCAGGTAGTACCCGACCGGAGTGCAATATCCGCCGGGTGCCAGGGCACGCAGTGCGAGATCGACGCCGGCGGCGGTCGAGGTAGCTTCGACGGCGATGTCGTAGCGGCGGCCGGGAATGTCGGAAGCACGTAGTCGACCTTTGCCGGCCGTGGGATGCACTGTGGCCCCGAGCTTTTCGGCGATCTCGAGCCGTTCGGGTCGATGGTCGACGTAATCGACGGTTGCGCCGTTGGCGACGGCGAGCCCAGCGGCGTAGAGGCCGATGCTCTGGGCGGCACCGGCGAGCACCAGCACCGATCCACCGGGCCGCTGGGCCAGCGGCGGCACGACGCAGCGCCACGCGTCGGCGAGGTTGTCGCTGGCGGCCGCCACCCGCAGCGGGTCCAATCCAGGAGGCAATTTGACGAGCATGTGGTCGGCGTAGGGGATACGCAGCGCGTCGGCGACCATGCCGCCCCATTGGCCGCTGGCCGGACCGAATCCGAACGCGGCCAGGGTGCTGGTCCGCGTGGTCGAGCACTTCGCGGTCAGCCCGCGGGTGCATTCGAGACAGGATCCGCAGGAGATCGCCCATGGCACCACCACCCGATCACCGCGGCGGAGCGAGGTCACCTCGGGGCCGGTCTCGATGACCTCGGCGATGGCTTCG is part of the Nocardia sp. NBC_00565 genome and encodes:
- a CDS encoding zinc-dependent alcohol dehydrogenase; protein product: MRELQFIRTGRLEWRERPDPVLRDPRDAIVRPFVAARCDGDTLPIHRHVSRAMQLGMRTGLIDPIVASICGPVPFRGPFGIGHEAIAEVIETGPEVTSLRRGDRVVVPWAISCGSCLECTRGLTAKCSTTRTSTLAAFGFGPASGQWGGMVADALRIPYADHMLVKLPPGLDPLRVAAASDNLADAWRCVVPPLAQRPGGSVLVLAGAAQSIGLYAAGLAVANGATVDYVDHRPERLEIAEKLGATVHPTAGKGRLRASDIPGRRYDIAVEATSTAAGVDLALRALAPGGYCTPVGYYLPPGTKVPLMHMYANDATLHISVSHVRPVLPDLLDFIARTDFPAEHVTTLLADWDDAPHAYTSRTTKLVLHRPPLDATT
- a CDS encoding ABC transporter ATP-binding protein, translated to MSSDSGCFDAAASDSGAAEPNSHPSNTQSTGWIRYLLRRCAAHRRTVLTAGIGSVLAAVLTAVLPLIVRHMVDTLTTTEASVLPWIALLLTVGAVRFAAGYQRRTGSSRLSLDVQHDLRRDLFAALLRLNGRQRSGLYTGQVVSRAITDVTLIQMFLQLVPLVSGNAILLAVSLVLMSTMSPALTAIALLVVPALWLITTRSQRELFPANWDAQARAAEVAMRVEAAVTGVRVVKGFGQESHELDQLADSARDLYRSRLRITRITSRFTPTMQAIPAAGQALVLIVGGLLALRQSITLGTFLAFMTYLGSFVPPIRMFAMLLTVSQQGKASLDRVREVIETPVPDQARAATPASPIRPSGAPRIEFQGVRFGFEDQPPVLDGLDLVVKPGETMAIAGAAGSGKSILVQLLPRLFDPDAGRILLDGNDIRDLPQLRGQVAMVFEDTSLMADTVRANVSYGRPDADDDQVWHALHLAAADEFVAALPDGLDTLIGERGQRLSGGQRQRLALARALITDAPILVLDDATSAIDAQVEEQIFARIAAEVRRRTTIVVAHRISTLALADRVAVLDGGRIAELGSLHELQSSGELFRTLFTPPDPASIAADLDTAAESVPTAGLWVDTETDGDETRALEQMAKAFSQRAASSPGAVGGQLGGGMMSSAPPSGDVRALIDKLPPVTGEPDVPEHFSRTPDTAFDLRGLLRPFALPLLAGLGLVALDALAQIVIPFLVRYGIDHGVLTGARDVLLIAAGLALLVVVVDWAITVAQVRVTGRAGERLLYGLRVKVFAQLQRLGLQFYERELAGRIMTRMITDVDGLSTFLQTGLAVALTSTLTIAGVIVALVVIDPGLALVVLPLMPVLVVATIAFRRASVPAYNLAREQVSAANAYLQENVDTIAVTQAYRREAVNQREFDRRSWGYRDARLRSQTLMAVFFPFIEIMSVLATAAVLAVGVHQVRESALTAGTLIAFLLYIDLLFAPIQQLSQVFDSYQQAVVGVQRLAVLMREPVTTPDADQAQPVRRLAGEIEFRGVGFAYDRDGKRVLSDIDLRIAPGQKVAVVGETGAGKSTLVKLLARLYDTTDGAVLVDGVDIRRYRLRDYRKRLGVVPQEPFLFGDTVHAAIAYGKPAATPAEIEWAARAVGAHEMIAALEHGYRQPIGAHGASLSAGQRQLLALARAQLVEPDILILDEATASLDLATDARVRAAVDVLTAGRTTVVVAHRLATAADADLIVVVGEGRLLQTGRHDDLLTADGPYRRLWAAYVGEEVSAAPPVRSGR